Proteins encoded by one window of Halosolutus amylolyticus:
- a CDS encoding DUF4382 domain-containing protein — MPKNQPSRDRNETDDRFASTVGRRTFIAAGSGASATLLAGCISGSSPTGGDADASEDGDAEDSTDDADSANFRLLISDMPADIGDFERLDVSFDRARIFDGGNEESDGDGSDEEQAKDDEEKEDADDEEQADDGDGADDPDGEDDESGDGNEKDDEESDDGVERKRGFYVIDLDGATVDLTQVIGDKAKSVCDVELSDGTYQKIELHVSDVEGIVDGEEVAVKVPSEKLQLTSPFEVGGDEPVEFVFDINVVKRGPDNGYILKPVISKSGVNGKDVDVEDVDDDEDEDEDESDEKEDEKSESSDGNDDDDADGDGEEDADNGDEAENEDGTDENAGGADN, encoded by the coding sequence ATGCCAAAAAACCAGCCGAGTCGCGATCGCAACGAAACCGACGATCGGTTCGCGTCCACCGTCGGACGCCGGACGTTCATCGCCGCCGGCAGTGGTGCCAGCGCCACGCTCCTCGCCGGATGTATCTCGGGGAGTTCGCCGACGGGTGGGGACGCCGATGCATCCGAAGATGGCGACGCCGAGGACTCCACGGACGACGCTGACAGTGCGAACTTCCGACTGCTCATCAGCGACATGCCGGCCGACATCGGAGACTTCGAGCGACTGGACGTCTCGTTCGATCGCGCCCGGATATTCGACGGCGGGAACGAGGAGTCCGACGGAGACGGGTCCGACGAGGAACAGGCGAAGGACGACGAAGAGAAAGAAGACGCCGACGACGAAGAACAGGCGGACGACGGAGACGGTGCCGACGATCCGGACGGCGAGGACGACGAATCCGGGGACGGAAACGAGAAAGACGACGAAGAGAGCGACGACGGCGTCGAGCGGAAACGCGGCTTCTACGTCATCGATCTCGACGGCGCGACGGTGGATCTGACGCAGGTGATCGGCGACAAGGCAAAGTCGGTCTGCGACGTCGAGCTATCCGACGGAACCTACCAGAAGATCGAACTCCACGTCTCGGACGTCGAGGGAATCGTCGACGGCGAGGAAGTGGCCGTGAAGGTCCCCAGCGAAAAGCTCCAGCTCACCTCCCCGTTCGAGGTCGGTGGCGACGAACCCGTCGAGTTCGTGTTCGACATCAACGTGGTGAAACGCGGCCCGGACAACGGCTACATCCTGAAACCCGTCATCTCGAAGAGCGGTGTCAACGGCAAGGACGTCGACGTCGAAGACGTGGACGACGATGAGGACGAAGACGAGGACGAGAGCGACGAGAAAGAAGACGAGAAGAGCGAATCCAGCGACGGCAACGATGATGACGATGCCGACGGTGACGGTGAAGAAGACGCGGACAACGGAGACGAAGCCGAAAACGAAGACGGAACCGATGAGAACGCCGGCGGAGCGGACAACTGA
- a CDS encoding universal stress protein produces the protein MTSHLLVPMDDSEPARSALEYALDRFPDDEITVVHAVDDLEAGYGGRPPAVGGEGADRDPDFFDDVERIAAERDRTIETRVIEGQAADAILAYVDEEAVDGIVMGSEGRSGVSRVLLGSVAEQVTRRADVPVTIVP, from the coding sequence ATGACCAGCCACCTGCTCGTCCCGATGGACGACTCCGAACCGGCTCGATCGGCCCTGGAGTACGCTCTCGATCGGTTCCCGGACGACGAGATCACGGTCGTCCACGCCGTCGACGACCTCGAAGCGGGCTACGGCGGCCGCCCGCCCGCGGTCGGCGGCGAGGGGGCCGATAGAGATCCCGACTTCTTCGACGACGTCGAACGCATCGCGGCCGAGCGCGACAGGACGATCGAGACCCGGGTGATCGAGGGGCAGGCGGCCGACGCGATCCTCGCGTACGTCGACGAGGAAGCCGTCGACGGAATCGTCATGGGGAGCGAGGGCCGATCGGGCGTCTCGCGAGTGCTGCTCGGGAGCGTCGCCGAACAGGTCACGCGGCGGGCGGACGTCCCGGTAACGATCGTTCCCTGA
- a CDS encoding HPP family protein has translation MDDRTGTTLHTALLISTTAGLAWLSGLPMLFPSLGPSAFVLALFQDGDATSPRRVVGGHAIGVAAGLLAYHLLAGGVTMTATTPAGSIEGFRLAASGVVATTLTAAGMLATDTRHPPACATTLIVSLGLLSTVVEGALIILAVVVLVVTHRLLLASERLGAQYGESFRS, from the coding sequence ATGGACGATCGGACGGGGACCACGCTCCACACCGCCCTGTTGATCTCGACGACGGCCGGCCTCGCGTGGCTGTCCGGCCTGCCGATGCTGTTTCCGAGCCTCGGCCCCTCCGCGTTCGTCCTCGCGCTGTTCCAGGACGGCGACGCGACGTCCCCCAGGCGGGTGGTCGGCGGCCACGCGATCGGCGTCGCCGCCGGCCTGCTGGCCTATCACCTGCTCGCCGGCGGGGTGACGATGACGGCGACGACGCCGGCAGGATCGATCGAGGGCTTCCGCCTCGCCGCGAGCGGCGTCGTCGCGACGACGCTCACCGCGGCCGGGATGCTCGCGACGGACACCCGTCATCCGCCCGCCTGTGCGACGACCCTGATCGTCTCGCTCGGCCTGCTGTCGACGGTCGTGGAAGGCGCGCTGATCATCCTCGCAGTCGTCGTACTCGTCGTCACCCACCGGCTCCTGCTCGCGAGCGAGCGACTTGGGGCGCAGTACGGCGAGTCGTTCCGATCGTGA
- the hisI gene encoding phosphoribosyl-AMP cyclohydrolase has protein sequence MDDIAVEFGEDGLVPAIAQDAETGEVLMLAYVSPEALERTRETGRAHYYSRSRDELWEKGATSGHTQEIEAVRVDCDADTLLYLVDQEGGACHTGHRSCFYRTIEGEHVGEQVFDPDAVYEE, from the coding sequence ATGGACGACATCGCCGTCGAGTTCGGCGAGGACGGCCTGGTCCCCGCCATCGCACAGGACGCCGAGACTGGCGAGGTGCTGATGCTCGCGTACGTCTCCCCCGAGGCCCTCGAACGGACCCGCGAGACCGGCCGCGCACACTACTACTCCCGGAGCCGTGACGAGTTGTGGGAGAAGGGCGCGACGAGCGGCCACACGCAGGAAATCGAGGCGGTCCGTGTCGACTGCGACGCCGACACCCTGCTCTACCTGGTCGACCAGGAGGGCGGGGCGTGTCACACGGGCCACCGATCGTGTTTCTACCGGACGATCGAGGGGGAACACGTCGGCGAACAGGTGTTCGACCCGGACGCCGTCTACGAGGAGTAG
- a CDS encoding CARDB domain-containing protein has protein sequence MNARLSLVLVVCLLVAAGPANVGVIAATGSPAPSAGPDATVTTTPFVAVAGGATGSTATVSQTDDVLHRTTVLRHRPDRPGEFEAEMTFRVPDPVTELEIELESEASVDSIDGFEPTGDGTYRWTETTDEPTVRFTMPTDRTGDGHADGSADRTVTPSRDDAGLAQSRDGDGYTFVDTGDWAVVQVPGVGLSLRQTASVGIEETVTVDGPGATGGDIAYFGPVTEYERTGDRERVRLAVADDAELRESPAEILDAVVAASDRFDVGASHDEVFLVAVPSDDVEWAARGIQYGESDAWVVADAPLDEANTVWLHEYVHARQAFANPDVGTTTETAWLVEAQAEYYAGLFALEAGLVGFDEFADALGTGEREPYADATLAEPATWTDDRTDYVKGALVYGEIDRRLRLATDGDRTLADVVRTLNRDDGPVTEDDFLAAVEAEGGADVRSVAERYTRTDRTPEMWTRTAHEAAFEGPVAQFEYDLDAAPIEVGGEPWGPGEPADADAVDEVAVPAGEPVTVPVAIRNVGDRDGTADATLVVDGDVVDHRPVELAAGDRTTDAFTWTPPKPGVYDLRVGSDRLTVHVRSPASVAVTGLAVDPETADPGEDVTATATVEAADDRPGATVLAFRTPAGDAAEVPVVVAPGERETVATTLSFADAGRYEVAVGDRTTTVTIGSSPIDRVEDVPGFGVPAAIASLAALVLSLVAVHGRRA, from the coding sequence GTGAACGCCCGGCTCTCGCTCGTCCTCGTCGTCTGTTTGCTCGTCGCCGCGGGTCCCGCGAACGTCGGCGTGATCGCTGCGACCGGATCGCCGGCCCCGTCGGCAGGTCCGGACGCCACCGTGACCACCACCCCGTTCGTCGCTGTTGCGGGCGGGGCAACCGGATCGACCGCCACGGTATCGCAGACGGACGACGTCCTCCACCGGACGACCGTCCTCCGTCACCGGCCCGATCGGCCGGGCGAGTTCGAGGCGGAGATGACGTTTCGCGTGCCCGATCCGGTGACGGAACTCGAGATCGAACTCGAGTCCGAAGCGTCGGTCGACTCGATCGACGGCTTCGAACCGACCGGGGACGGGACCTATCGCTGGACCGAGACGACCGACGAACCGACGGTCCGGTTCACGATGCCGACCGATCGGACGGGCGACGGTCACGCGGACGGGTCGGCCGATCGGACCGTGACGCCGTCACGCGACGACGCTGGCCTGGCCCAGTCGCGCGACGGTGACGGCTACACGTTCGTCGATACGGGAGACTGGGCCGTCGTCCAGGTCCCCGGAGTCGGCCTCTCGCTCCGGCAGACCGCGTCCGTCGGCATCGAGGAGACGGTTACCGTCGACGGTCCCGGCGCGACCGGCGGCGATATCGCGTACTTCGGACCGGTGACCGAGTACGAACGCACGGGCGACAGGGAACGCGTCAGGCTCGCGGTCGCAGACGACGCGGAACTCCGCGAGTCGCCTGCGGAGATTCTCGACGCCGTCGTCGCCGCGAGCGATCGGTTCGACGTCGGTGCGAGCCACGACGAAGTGTTTCTCGTCGCGGTGCCGTCCGACGACGTCGAGTGGGCGGCCCGGGGAATCCAGTACGGCGAGTCCGACGCGTGGGTCGTCGCCGACGCACCCTTAGACGAGGCGAACACCGTCTGGCTCCACGAGTACGTCCACGCGCGACAGGCGTTTGCCAACCCCGACGTCGGCACCACGACCGAGACGGCGTGGCTCGTCGAGGCACAGGCGGAGTACTACGCGGGGCTGTTCGCACTCGAAGCGGGGCTGGTCGGCTTCGACGAGTTCGCCGACGCCCTCGGGACGGGCGAACGCGAGCCCTACGCGGACGCCACGCTGGCGGAGCCGGCGACCTGGACGGACGATCGAACCGACTACGTGAAGGGTGCACTCGTCTACGGCGAGATCGATCGCCGGCTTCGGCTCGCGACGGACGGCGATCGAACGCTCGCGGACGTCGTCCGCACGCTGAACCGGGACGACGGGCCGGTGACCGAGGACGACTTCCTCGCGGCGGTCGAGGCCGAGGGCGGCGCGGACGTGCGATCGGTCGCCGAGCGGTACACCCGGACCGATCGGACGCCCGAGATGTGGACCCGAACGGCCCACGAGGCCGCCTTCGAGGGGCCGGTCGCGCAGTTCGAGTACGACCTCGACGCGGCCCCGATCGAGGTCGGGGGCGAACCGTGGGGTCCCGGCGAGCCGGCCGATGCGGACGCGGTAGACGAGGTCGCGGTCCCGGCCGGCGAACCCGTCACGGTCCCGGTCGCGATCAGGAACGTCGGCGATCGAGACGGGACCGCGGACGCGACGCTCGTAGTCGACGGCGACGTCGTCGATCACCGGCCGGTCGAACTCGCGGCCGGCGATCGGACGACGGACGCCTTCACGTGGACGCCGCCGAAACCCGGCGTGTACGACCTGCGGGTCGGTTCGGATCGGTTGACGGTGCACGTCCGATCGCCCGCGAGCGTGGCCGTGACCGGGCTGGCGGTCGATCCCGAGACCGCCGACCCGGGCGAGGACGTGACGGCCACGGCGACCGTCGAGGCCGCGGACGATCGGCCGGGAGCGACCGTTCTCGCCTTCCGGACGCCGGCGGGCGACGCCGCCGAGGTCCCCGTCGTCGTCGCTCCGGGCGAGCGCGAGACGGTGGCGACGACGCTTTCGTTCGCGGACGCCGGCCGGTACGAGGTCGCCGTCGGCGACCGGACGACGACCGTCACGATCGGGTCGAGTCCGATCGACAGGGTCGAGGACGTGCCCGGGTTCGGTGTGCCGGCGGCGATCGCGTCGCTCGCGGCACTCGTCCTGTCGCTGGTCGCGGTGCACGGTCGCCGCGCCTGA
- a CDS encoding HVO_0234 family beta-propeller protein — protein MHSIEEKRVYGDRSGAVEAYVASSVGVVRVRVAGDTVGEFGLCDRCDARDVAATRTGTKAGVAIATDEDIRVLDATPAAESADERADDPTFVDTGFGPAVAVGYDGETLLAADASGRIARRVGDEWTTLADDAIETVTAIDGDLVGTGSGVYRVRDDELDHAGLTDVRDVSAAGVPLAATADGLYKLGNGWMTIREGSVDVVAADPRSDRNQLGRAHAVADRTVYAHDPADGEWQAMDGPDETVVGIDYGETVYAVSERGTFYAAIDGDGPGTWRSQTIGVGDVTGIAVPGTR, from the coding sequence ATGCACTCCATCGAGGAAAAGCGCGTCTACGGCGATCGATCGGGCGCGGTCGAGGCCTACGTCGCGAGTTCGGTCGGCGTCGTTCGCGTGCGCGTCGCCGGCGACACGGTCGGCGAGTTCGGCCTCTGCGATCGCTGTGACGCACGCGACGTCGCCGCCACCCGGACGGGAACCAAGGCCGGGGTTGCGATCGCGACCGACGAGGACATCCGGGTGCTGGACGCGACGCCGGCGGCCGAATCCGCCGACGAACGGGCCGACGACCCGACGTTCGTCGACACCGGCTTCGGGCCGGCGGTCGCCGTCGGCTACGACGGGGAGACACTCCTGGCGGCCGACGCGAGCGGGCGGATCGCTCGCCGGGTCGGCGACGAGTGGACGACGCTCGCGGACGACGCCATCGAGACGGTCACGGCGATCGACGGCGACCTCGTCGGTACCGGATCGGGCGTCTACCGCGTCCGGGACGACGAACTCGATCACGCCGGCCTGACGGACGTCCGCGACGTCTCCGCGGCGGGCGTCCCCCTCGCGGCGACCGCCGACGGCCTCTACAAACTCGGCAACGGCTGGATGACGATCCGCGAGGGGTCGGTCGACGTCGTGGCGGCCGACCCGCGGTCCGATCGGAACCAGCTCGGCCGGGCCCACGCCGTCGCCGATCGGACCGTCTACGCGCACGATCCGGCCGACGGCGAGTGGCAGGCGATGGACGGGCCGGACGAGACCGTCGTCGGGATCGACTACGGCGAGACGGTCTACGCCGTCTCCGAACGGGGAACCTTCTACGCCGCGATCGACGGCGACGGCCCCGGAACGTGGCGATCGCAGACGATCGGCGTCGGCGACGTGACGGGAATCGCCGTCCCGGGAACGCGGTGA
- a CDS encoding heme NO-binding domain-containing protein, which translates to MHGIVHKTLKEYVVAKTDDETWATIVDRADVESTLYLPVSHYDDDDAEAILATVSEMAVQDRRAIERDFGRMLAPNLVRTFDAYIDADGGLEGVLTSLEAIVDDVAAASEETSPPDVSSRPEPAVDAVVVTYRTHRDRDYCALAHGILEGIATTFDTDATVTKTACIDDANDDACRFRVQFE; encoded by the coding sequence ATGCACGGAATCGTCCACAAGACGCTCAAGGAGTACGTCGTCGCGAAAACCGACGACGAGACCTGGGCCACCATCGTCGATCGCGCCGACGTCGAGTCGACGCTCTATCTTCCCGTTTCACACTACGACGACGACGACGCCGAGGCGATCCTCGCGACGGTCTCCGAGATGGCGGTCCAGGACCGGCGAGCGATCGAACGCGACTTCGGCCGCATGCTCGCGCCGAACCTGGTACGGACGTTCGACGCCTACATCGACGCCGATGGGGGCCTCGAAGGGGTGCTCACGTCGCTCGAGGCGATCGTCGACGACGTCGCGGCGGCGAGCGAGGAGACGTCGCCCCCGGACGTCTCGTCTCGACCGGAACCGGCGGTGGACGCGGTCGTCGTCACCTACCGAACCCACCGGGACCGCGACTACTGTGCGCTGGCCCACGGAATTCTCGAGGGGATCGCGACGACGTTCGACACCGACGCGACCGTCACGAAGACGGCCTGCATCGACGACGCCAACGATGACGCCTGTCGGTTCCGCGTCCAGTTCGAGTGA
- a CDS encoding ribose-phosphate diphosphokinase, producing MIVSGSASQALAAALARELEEPLAAVEYDRFPDGELLASVPGAATDATASDATDADRAVIVAATVSSDAHVELLQLQDAVREAGVDEVVTVLPYMGYGRQDKSFEAGQPISARAVARAISTGADRVLTVTPHEEAVCEFFEPTATAIDAAGRLAEPLPDDLADPVFLSPDAGAIDLAETVRDAYETGETDYFEKTRHSGTEVEITPSDVDVAGRDVVVADDIIATGSTMSEAVGVLGERDVGRVFVTCVHPLLASNALAKLSRAGVEAIYGTDTIERAVSTVSVAPAIAAHL from the coding sequence ATGATCGTCAGCGGATCCGCGTCGCAGGCTCTCGCCGCGGCGCTCGCACGCGAACTCGAGGAACCGCTCGCCGCCGTCGAGTACGATCGATTTCCCGACGGCGAACTGCTCGCGTCCGTTCCAGGCGCTGCGACCGACGCCACTGCCAGCGACGCGACTGACGCCGATCGGGCAGTGATCGTCGCCGCGACGGTCTCGAGCGACGCCCACGTCGAACTCCTCCAGCTACAGGACGCCGTCCGGGAAGCGGGCGTCGACGAGGTCGTCACGGTCCTGCCGTACATGGGGTACGGTCGACAGGACAAGTCATTCGAGGCGGGACAACCCATCTCCGCGCGTGCGGTCGCGCGAGCCATCTCGACCGGCGCGGATCGCGTGCTCACCGTCACCCCCCACGAGGAGGCCGTCTGCGAGTTCTTCGAGCCGACGGCGACCGCGATCGACGCGGCGGGCCGGCTGGCCGAGCCGCTGCCCGACGACCTCGCCGATCCCGTCTTCCTCTCGCCGGACGCGGGCGCGATCGATCTCGCCGAGACGGTCCGTGACGCCTACGAGACCGGCGAGACGGACTACTTCGAGAAGACCCGCCACTCCGGCACCGAGGTCGAGATTACCCCCAGCGACGTCGACGTCGCGGGCCGGGACGTCGTCGTGGCCGACGACATCATCGCGACGGGGTCGACGATGAGCGAGGCCGTCGGCGTCCTGGGCGAGCGCGACGTCGGTCGCGTCTTCGTGACCTGCGTCCATCCGCTGCTCGCCAGCAACGCCCTGGCGAAGCTCTCGCGGGCCGGCGTCGAGGCGATCTACGGCACGGACACGATCGAACGGGCGGTCAGCACCGTCTCGGTCGCCCCGGCGATCGCTGCCCACCTGTAA
- the glmM gene encoding phosphoglucosamine mutase: MQVFGSSGTRGVANEELTPAFVLRVAKAAGTAWGVDRVAVARDTRHTGRMLADAAASGLASTGMAIDRLGIVPTPGAQAYAEREGVPVMVITASHNPPQYNGVKLVGSDGVELAVSDLESIEETLLAESFAVAPWDETGQVREVDGVTNEYVADLLAAVDREPIADADLTVALDPGHGAGALTSPQFFRELGCRVVTVNGQPDGHFPGRNPEPVPDNLGDLGRLVRATDADVGIAHDGDADRAIFFDEDGEYVEGDATLAALAAAELEPGDTTVSAVNVSQRLVDVVNEIGADLELTPIGSTNIITRIEELETKGNRVPIAGEGNGGIFFPGYRLARDGAFTAARFLRLVADRPVSEIVAPYDGYANVRRNVAYESTAERDAMLDAAANHAQAADAELNTRDGYRLDFGDAWVLARPSGTEPLVRVYAEARDEERAIDLAADMHETLMDAKDDA; the protein is encoded by the coding sequence ATGCAAGTCTTCGGATCGAGCGGGACGCGGGGCGTCGCCAACGAGGAGCTGACGCCCGCGTTCGTCCTGCGCGTCGCGAAGGCGGCGGGAACGGCCTGGGGAGTCGATCGAGTCGCCGTCGCGCGTGATACGCGCCACACGGGGCGAATGCTGGCCGACGCGGCCGCGAGCGGGCTGGCGAGTACGGGGATGGCGATCGATCGCCTCGGGATCGTCCCGACGCCGGGTGCACAGGCCTACGCCGAGCGTGAGGGGGTGCCCGTGATGGTGATCACGGCCTCGCACAACCCGCCGCAGTACAACGGGGTCAAACTGGTCGGCAGCGACGGGGTCGAACTCGCGGTCTCCGACCTGGAGTCGATCGAGGAGACGCTGCTCGCCGAATCGTTCGCGGTCGCGCCGTGGGACGAGACGGGGCAGGTCCGCGAGGTCGACGGCGTCACGAACGAGTACGTCGCGGACCTGCTCGCGGCCGTCGATCGCGAACCGATCGCCGACGCCGACCTGACCGTCGCGCTGGACCCCGGCCACGGCGCGGGCGCGCTGACCAGCCCGCAGTTCTTCCGGGAACTGGGCTGTCGCGTCGTCACCGTCAACGGCCAGCCCGACGGCCACTTCCCCGGGCGGAACCCCGAACCGGTCCCGGACAACCTCGGCGATCTCGGCCGCCTCGTCCGGGCGACCGACGCCGACGTCGGCATCGCCCACGACGGCGACGCCGATCGAGCCATCTTCTTCGACGAGGACGGTGAGTACGTCGAGGGCGATGCCACCCTCGCGGCGCTCGCAGCGGCCGAACTCGAACCCGGCGACACCACGGTCTCGGCGGTCAACGTCTCCCAGCGCCTCGTCGACGTCGTGAACGAGATCGGCGCCGACCTCGAACTCACCCCGATCGGGTCGACGAACATCATCACCCGGATCGAGGAACTCGAGACGAAGGGCAATCGCGTGCCGATCGCGGGCGAGGGCAACGGCGGGATCTTCTTCCCCGGCTACCGCCTCGCCCGGGACGGCGCGTTCACGGCGGCCCGGTTCCTCCGGCTGGTCGCCGATCGGCCGGTCAGCGAGATCGTCGCCCCCTACGACGGCTACGCGAACGTCCGTCGCAACGTCGCCTACGAGTCGACGGCCGAGCGCGACGCGATGCTAGACGCCGCCGCGAACCACGCGCAGGCGGCCGACGCCGAACTCAACACCCGGGACGGCTACCGACTCGACTTCGGCGACGCGTGGGTCCTCGCACGTCCCTCCGGCACCGAACCGCTCGTCCGGGTCTACGCCGAGGCCCGCGACGAGGAGCGGGCGATCGATCTCGCGGCGGACATGCACGAGACGCTGATGGACGCGAAGGACGACGCCTGA
- a CDS encoding DUF7118 family protein, with protein sequence MSERVHRGSAEEVDSTALERLESARERFARAEDAIEDEGGDAVADAADAYRDATDLLEDYVDRATGTGRENFKAYIELEGQFATLVEDLPADLASRAAFEDALEAIDKRRLSESDFERAHDALEPAKRYADLLEEREAAREALAEARKAAGRRIRAIGDAIGDRERLLELADADLDAPVENLREPIETYNDAIREAFVDYRQSASAREVFAMLDRSRWYPFVEYEQPPADLRAFVDDAPAGEETIPTLLEYADYSRSKLSHYVDDADRLKRRVATQQTYLEGIDADPLAIEWPPGPAGVLRRRTREYQPFVARVASEETVAALRAVRQRTHDPDYDRLQTAAQAVEQLSPAERDRLADGRVAEELEDLRAERERLEAALETDDPV encoded by the coding sequence ATGAGCGAGCGCGTCCACCGCGGATCGGCCGAGGAGGTTGATTCCACGGCGCTCGAGCGACTCGAATCGGCACGGGAGCGATTCGCCCGGGCCGAGGACGCGATCGAGGACGAGGGCGGCGACGCCGTCGCGGACGCCGCCGACGCCTACCGGGACGCGACGGACCTGCTCGAGGACTACGTCGATCGGGCGACCGGCACCGGCCGGGAGAACTTCAAGGCCTACATCGAACTCGAGGGGCAGTTCGCCACGCTCGTCGAGGATCTACCAGCGGACCTCGCGAGTCGGGCCGCGTTCGAGGACGCCCTCGAGGCGATCGACAAACGGCGGTTGAGCGAGTCCGACTTCGAGCGGGCTCACGACGCCCTCGAACCCGCAAAGCGGTACGCCGACCTCCTCGAGGAACGCGAGGCCGCCCGCGAGGCCCTCGCGGAGGCGCGCAAGGCGGCTGGCAGGCGGATCCGCGCGATCGGCGACGCGATCGGCGACCGCGAGCGGCTGCTGGAACTCGCCGACGCCGACCTCGACGCGCCGGTCGAGAACCTCCGGGAGCCGATCGAGACCTACAACGACGCGATCCGCGAAGCGTTCGTCGACTACCGCCAGTCGGCGTCGGCCAGGGAGGTGTTCGCGATGCTCGATCGGAGCCGGTGGTACCCCTTCGTCGAGTACGAGCAGCCCCCCGCGGACCTGCGCGCGTTCGTCGACGACGCGCCCGCCGGCGAGGAGACGATCCCGACCCTCCTGGAGTACGCCGACTACTCCCGGTCGAAGCTCTCCCACTACGTCGACGACGCCGATCGGCTCAAGCGGCGGGTGGCGACCCAGCAGACCTACCTCGAGGGGATCGACGCCGACCCGCTCGCGATCGAGTGGCCGCCCGGCCCGGCCGGCGTGCTCCGGCGGCGCACGCGGGAGTACCAGCCGTTCGTCGCCCGGGTCGCCAGCGAGGAAACCGTCGCGGCCCTGCGCGCGGTCCGACAGCGGACGCACGACCCCGACTACGATCGGCTCCAGACCGCCGCGCAGGCGGTCGAACAGCTGTCACCGGCAGAACGCGATCGGCTGGCCGACGGCCGGGTCGCCGAGGAACTCGAGGACCTCCGGGCCGAACGCGAGCGGCTGGAGGCGGCGCTCGAGACGGACGATCCGGTCTGA